The following are encoded in a window of Fulvia fulva chromosome 7, complete sequence genomic DNA:
- a CDS encoding Ubiquitin-conjugating enzyme E2 6 gives MATKAAHKRLTREYQAIQKSPPEFISAHPSETNILEWHYILTGPPDTVYAGGQYWGTLVFPSDYPFAPPAIRMHTPSGRFRCSERLCLSISDFHPKSFNPAWEVSTILLGVLSFMTSEEMTTGSVSAKPEERSVFAANTRWWNSTGGGSTTRTLGSGAVNEEKRLGGGSNRGFGAIKAGDGGKRFKEQFPELDEENWKWMEQEKIDPQTGQKIGAVAVEADAQELETAIRRKKVPAARAPAEVQQSWLLRNRWWIVGGVVFAYVVAARLLRDQQE, from the coding sequence ATGGCCACCAAAGCCGCCCACAAACGCCTCACACGCGAATACCAAGCCATCCAAAAGTCACCACCGGAGTTCATCTCGGCCCACCCATCAGAAACCAACATCCTCGAATGGCACTACATCCTCACCGGCCCACCCGACACAGTCTACGCCGGCGGCCAGTACTGGGGCACCCTCGTCTTTCCCTCCGACTACCCCTTCGCACCACCCGCCATCCGTATGCACACCCCTTCTGGCCGCTTCCGCTGCAGTGAACGCCTCTGCCTCTCCATAAGCGACTTCCACCCCAAATCCTTCAACCCCGCATGGGAAGTGAGCACCATCTTGCTAGGCGTGCTGAGCTTTATGACTAGCGAGGAGATGACGACTGGCAGCGTGAGTGCGAAGCCGGAGGAGAGGAGCGTCTTTGCTGCGAATACGAGGTGGTGGAACAGCACTGGCGGTGGCAGCACAACGAGGACGCTCGGGAGTGGAGCCGTGAATGAGGAGAAGAGATTAGGGGGTGGAAGTAACAGAGGCTTTGGTGCGATCAAGGCGGGCGATGGTGGAAAGAGATTCAAGGAGCAGTTCCCGGAGCTCGACGAGGAGAACTGGAAGTGGATGGAGCAGGAGAAGATCGATCCACAAACGGGCCAGAAGATTGGTGCTGTTGCGGTGGAGGCCGATGCTCAAGAGCTGGAGACTGCGATTAGACGGAAGAAGGTTCCTGCGGCACGAGCACCTGCCGAAGTACAGCAAAGTTGGCTTCTGCGGAACAGATGGTGGATCGTCGGCGGGGTGGTATTCGCGTACGTGGTGGCCGCGAGGCTGTTGCGTGATCAACAAGAGTGA
- a CDS encoding Ecp19-1 codes for MHFNAATILALAAAVSVSARLASRQQSEIDFAGDIPDQCQNDESCGKFINTAANCPRDLSVPFTQDNDYLDCICDDKQELRQCYTGCVSTYKREGDVKKAYQLCSTNRRSGSGRGGRGGRGRTGSDDYEVSDVSNRNPISGVIRDYDTFDHYDDDDASNGRD; via the exons ATGCATTTCAACGCAGCTACCATTCTTGCATTGGCCGCGGCCGTCTCTGTCTCCGCCAGGCTTGCCTCACGCCAGCAGAGCGAGATCGACTTCGCCGGCGATATTCCT GACCAATGTCAGAACGACGAGTCTTGCGGGAAATTCATCAACACCGCAGCCAATTGCCCGCGCGACCTCAGCGTGCCATTTACACAGGACAATGACTATCTCGATTGCATCTGCGATGACAAGCAGGAGCTCAGGCAGTGCTACACGGGCTGTGTCAGCACCTACAAGCGTGAAGGAG ATGTCAAGAAGGCTTACCAGCTTTGCTCTACCAACCGCCGCAGTGGCAGTGGCCGTGGCGGCCGTGGCGGCCGTGGTCGAACTGGCTCTGACGACTACGAGGTTTCCGATGTTTCCAATCGTAACCCTATTTCCGGTGTTATCCGTGACTACGATACTTTCGATCACTACGATGACGACGATGCTTCCAACGGTCGTGACTGA
- a CDS encoding Metallocarboxypeptidase A has protein sequence MLTLNILSLLPLALASVVPRDVANYDGYKVLRVSTNGDAAAVMETLSALNYDQWSARIGEYVDISVSDEDYEKFQTLGLTSSIMHEDLGADIAAETTDSSEYQATVLQRRQNGALPAVPWFNSYHSYSEHVQYWNDLRAAFPSNSERFVAGRSFEGREILGLKLFGANTGASKKAVIWHGTVHAREWIPTMTVEYLAYNIINGYKNNNAKYRALLDEFDFYILPAVNPDGFAYSQTNDRLWRKQRKPVRLSNGRTCFGTDMNCNWPYQWTGDPNGASTNPCALTYKGQAAGDTPEIQALTSHMQSVSRSQNLTQYIDFHSYGNYILSPYGYTSAVPANSNQQVSLEQKAAAAIRGEHYESLWFSRARMLTKCLLAVWGTQYTVGPSGATLYPTTGSSNDYAHDRAGAEYSYCMELRDKGQFGFVLPANQISPTGQEVLAGVLVLLDGA, from the exons ATGTTGACCCTCAACATCCTCTCCCTGCTGCCCCTGGCCTTGGCCAGCGTCGTGCCACGAGATGTCGCCAACTACGATGGCTACAAAGTGCTTCGTGTGAGCACCAACGGAGATGCCGCCGCCGTCATGGAGACTCTCTCCGCTCTCAACTACGACCAATGGAGTGCCCGTATCGGAGAATATGTCGACATCTCAGTCTCCGACGAGGACTACGAGAAGTTCCAAACCCTCGGCCTCACTTCCTCCATCATGCACGAAGATCTTGGGGCAGATATCGCCGCCGAGACTACAGACTCCAGCGAGTATCAAGCTACCGTGCTCCAGCGTCGTCAAAACGGCGCACTCCCGGCTGTACCTTGGTTCAACAGCTATCACAGCTACAGCGAGCACGTCCAGTATTGGAACGATCTGCGCGCAGCCTTCCCCAGCAACTCCGAGCGCTTCGTGGCTGGCCGCTCATTTGAGGGCCGAGAAATCTTAGGCCTCAAGCTCTTCGGTGCCAACACTGGAGCCTCTAAGAAAGCCGTCATCTGGCATGGCACAGTTCATGCTCGCGAGTGGATCCCGACCATGACTGTGGAGTACCTAGCCTACAACATCATAAATGGCTACAAGAACAATAACGCCAAATACCGCGCCCTCCTTGACGAGTTCGACTTCTACATTCTACCTGCCGTCAACCCGGATGGTTTCGCTTACTCCCAGACGAATGATCGCCT CTGGCGCAAACAACGCAAACCAGTCCGCCTCTCCAACGGTCGCACATGCTTCGGCACGGACATGAACTGCAACTGGCCATACCAATGGACTGGCGATCCGAACGGCGCCTCCACTAACCCGTGCGCCCTGACCTACAAAGGCCAGGCTGCAGGCGACACACCCGAAATCCAGGCCCTGACCTCACACATGCAGTCCGTCTCTCGCTCGCAAAACTTGACGCAGTACATCGATTTCCACTCTTACGGAAACTACATCCTATCGCCTTATGGCTACACTTCTGCGGTGCCGGCGAATAGCAATCAGCAAGTGAGCTTGGAACAGAAGGCGGCTGCGGCTATCAGAGGTGAGCATTACGAATCTCTTTGGTTCTCTCGAGCGCGTATGCTAACGAAGTGTTTACTAGCTGTATGGGGCACACAGTACACCGTCGGCCCCTCGGGCGCTACTTTGTACCCCACGACGGGCAGCAGCAATGATTATGCGCATGATCGTGCTGGTGCGGAGTATTCGTACTGCATGGAGTTGAGGGACAAGGGCCAGTTTGGCTTCGTGCTTCCGGCGAATCAGATCTCGCCGACGGGGCAGGAGGTTCTTGCTGGTGTGTTGGTGCTCTTGGATGGAGCATAG
- a CDS encoding 2-oxoglutarate-dependent ethylene/succinate-forming enzyme encodes MAAKMRVPFKNCSMVQQQACLKLGRQSCRALSAATTGGNKASVAEHNSLKANVPPLPLAASNTPFTSEVPAWKSERPAFSVSKAAKTLPPNHPARIRELQTFMLPEEVTGSDADRALGKELVAAWRRDGILQIQFPPRLQVLSDAIKQSKSFFAQQHDAKAKCVDSQSFAGYIASGEEITDGIADYSEIFTVTKDLTSSDPRVQSKWPCHGPNPWPSKTYEQAITALMDYKGRIGEKLLHLTALGLNLWNPWALNQLTQDGWHHMRVLRFPPTNQTNGKGKAGRGIGSHTDYGLLVIAAQDEVGGLFIRPPIKGEKYENWKNSAAGAHESDEKWVYVPPVENVFTVFPGDMMQFMTNSYLPSTPHKVGLNTRERFAFAYFHEPNFNAVCKRLPEFRDGSEAEKEEVHYGTHFTNMFMRNYPDRITAKRVRDEGRMDLLEGIKDEHGFSFDG; translated from the exons ATGGCCGCAAAGATGAGAGTTCCATTCAAGAACTGTTCGATGGTTCAGCAGCAGGCCTGCCTCAAGCTTGGTCGACAATCATGCCGTGCTTTGAGTGCAGCAACTACTGGCGGCAATAAAGCATCGGTAGCAGAGCACAATTCCCTCAAGGCAAACGTCCCACCTCTGCCACTCGCTGCCTCGAACACTCCATTCACAAGCGAAGTTCCAGCATGGAAATCAGAACGACCAGCTTTCAGTGTGAGCAAGGCCGCCAAGACTCTTCCACCAAATCATCCTGCTCGGATACGGGAGCTTCAGACTTTCATGCTGCCAGAAGAGGTCACTGGTAGTGACGCTGATC GTGCACTTGGCAAAGAGCTTGTCGCTGCTTGGCGCAGAGATG GCATTCTTCAGATCCAATTCCCACCACGCCTGCAAGTTCTTTCGGATGCCATCAAACAGAGCAAATCCTTCTTTGCCCAACAACACGACGCCAAAGCGAAATGCGTCGACTCACAGTCTTTCGCTGGCTACATCGC ATCCGGCGAGGAGATCACAGACGGCATAGCCGACTACTCCGAAATCTTCACAGTAACCAAGGACCTCACCTCATCCGACCCGCGAGTTCAATCCAAATGGCCGTGCCACGGTCCCAACCCATGGCCATCAAAGACCTACGAGCAAGCAATCACCGCCCTAATGGACTACAAAGGTCGCATCGGCGAGAAGCTGCTCCACCTCACAGCCCTCGGCCTTAACCTTTGGAATCCGTGGGCACTCAACCAGCTCACGCAGGATGGATGGCACCATATGAGAGTCCTCCGCTTCCCACCTACCAATCAGACAAATGGCAAGGGTAAAGCGGGACGTGGAATCGGAAGCCATACCGATTATGGACTTCTGGTGATTGCGGCGCAGGATGAGGTCGGTGGTCTTTTCATTCGTCCGCCCATCAAGGGAGAGAAGTATGAGAATTGGAAGAACAGTGCGGCGGGTGCGCATGAGAGCGATGAGAAATGGGTTTATGTGCCGCCGGTTGAGAATGTGTTTACT GTCTTCCCAGGAGATATGATGCAGTTCATGACGAACTCGTATCTTCCGTCAACACCTCACAAAGTCGGACTGAACACACGGGAGCGCTTTGCGTTCGCTTATTTCCATGAGCCGAACTTCAATGCCGTCTGCAAACGACTGCCCGAATTCAGAGATGGCAGCGAGGCCGAGAAGGAGGAGGTGCATTATG GCACCCATTTCACGAACATGTTCATGCGAAACTACCCCGATCGCATCACTGCGAAGCGCGTGCGAGACGAGGGCAGGATGGATCTTCTGGAAGGTATCAAGGATGAGCATGGATTTTCGTTTGATGGTTGA
- a CDS encoding putative feruloyl esterase A produces the protein MLELGACDSNASRRCTSSSARFRPHRSGSLALHVSLFEVGPGRATSPTPSDFALVQLSHDLYNNLATYAGFTQLSSGSCSTLPNGATLITAFDIPATDTQAVLWKFPAKKQLVVSFPGTASGQDWLTDLVFFPVPYISANIDCPLCSVHVGFLAAWNSISASLMEELRKALEGNEGYTTIITGHSLGGAIAQLAFASLKEEEWRVEAAYTYGQPRVGNLLFSHYIDSISKASDADPGNFYRVTHANGKLFTVKDREKGPDDLIDGVPSLPPALLGFVHSRTEYWESAESPAANSTFRCDGKENIGCNAGQFSLGINGAHLSYGGFDLQCVPT, from the exons ATGTTAGAATTAGGCGCTTGTGACTCCAACGCTTCCAGACGCTGTACTAGCTCCAGCGCTCGATTCAGGCCACATCGATCTGGATCCCTAGCCTTACACGTGAGCTTGTTCGAGGTAGGGCCGGGCCGGGCAACGTCGCCCACACCTTCCGACTTCGCATTGGTTCAGT TATCTCATGACCTCTACAACAACCTCGCCACTTACGCCGGCTTCACCCAACTCTCCTCGGGTTCCTGCTCAACTCTCCCCAACGGCGCCACCCTAATCACAGCCTTCGACATTCCCGCCACCGACACACAAGCAGTCCTCTGGAAGTTCCCCGCCAAAAAGCAACTCGTCGTCTCCTTCCCTGGCACAGCATCCGGCCAAGACTGGCTGACAGATCTCGTCTTCTTCCCAGTACCCTATATTTCCGCGAACATTGACTGTCCACTCTGCTCAGTCCACGTGGGCTTTCTGGCGGCGTGGAACTCCATCTCGGCTTCGCTGATGGAGGAGCTAAGAAAAGCCCTCGAGGGGAATGAGGGGTACACAACTATCATTACGGGCCATTCGCTTGGCGGGGCGATTGCGCAATTGGCGTTTGCGAGTTTGAAGGAAGAGGAGTGGAGGGTCGAGGCGGCGTACACGTACGGTCAGCCAAGGGTTGGCAATTTGCTCTTCTCACACTACATTGACAGTATCTCGAAAGCTTCTGATGCAGACCCTGGGAACTTCTACCGTGTTACTCACGCCAATGGTAAGTTATTCACGGTCAAAGATAGAGAGAAAGGTCCTGACGATCTTATAGATGGTGTTCCATCGCTTCCTCCCGCGTTGCTAGGCTTCGTCCACTCGCGCACGGAGTACTGGGAGAGTGCTGAAAGTCCTGCTGCTAATTCGACATTCCGGTGTGATGGGAAGGAGAACATTGGTTGTAATGCTGGGCAGTTCAGCCTGGGGATTAATGGAGCACATCTTAGCTATGGTGGGTTTGACTTGCAATGCGTTCCAACATGA